The nucleotide window AGATGGCGCGCTGATCTGGGCGGGCAGTGACGATGGACTTATCCACGTGACTCGCGACGGCGGAAAGAGTTGGGAAAACGTAACTCCACCGGAACTGACTCCGTGGAGCAAGATTGCGCAGATGGATGCGTCGCACTTCGACACCGCGTCTGCCTACGCTGCGGTCAACCGGTTCCGGCTCGACGATCTGCGTCCGTACATCTACCGCACACACGACGAGGGCAAGAGCTGGCAAAAAATTGTGGCGGGCCTTCCTGACAACGAACCGGTGAACACGGTTCGCGAAGATCCAGAACGCAAGGGGCTGCTGTTTGCCGGGACGGAACGCTCTGTTTACGTATCCTTCGACGATGGCGACCACTGGCAATCGCTGAAACAGAACCTGCCGCCGACTTCGATTCGCGACCTGGTAGTGCACAATGACGATATCGTCGTCGGAACCCACGGGCGATCGTTCTGGATTCTCGACAACGTTACGCCGCTGCGGCAGTTGAATGCGCAGATTTCCAGGGATTCATTGCCGGTCTTGTTCAAACCGCAACTGACATATCGCGTCCGGCGCAACAACAATACCGATACGCCGCTACCGCCGGAGGAACCGGCCGGACAGAATCCACCGGACGGAGCAATGATTGACTACTGGGTGAGAAGCGCAAGCGCCGGACCAGTGGTACTGGAAATCCGGGATGCGGCTGGAAATTTGGTTCGGCATTTTTCCAGCGACGACAAGCCAGAGCCGGTCAATGCGAAGGAATTGAATGTTCCTACCTATTGGCTGCGTCCGGCGCGCGTACTTTCCAATGCTGCCGGAATGCACCGGTTCCAATGGGACTTACATTATTCGGAGCCGGATGTGCTCGAACACGAATATCCGATTTCGGCAATCGTTCACGCCACGCCACGCTATCCGCTCGGAGCAGCGGCGTTGCCCGGTCAATACAGCATCTCGCTGACGATCGACGGCAAGAGTTCTACGCAGGCGTTGAAGCTGCAAATGGATCCGAGAGTGAAATCTTCTCCGGTCGACCTGCGCCGCCAATTCGACCTCGACCGCAAGATTGCAGATGCGCTTCATCGCGACTTCCAGGCCGTACAACAGGTGCGTGGCTTGCGCGCACAATTGAAGGCGCTGGCGACGAAGAATCCAAATGCTGAGTTAGCCAAGAAGATTGCAGAAGCGGAGGAGAAAGCGGCAGCGCTGGAGGGAGAAGGAGATGGTGCTCGCTTTCTGAGCATGCCCGAGGGGCGCAGTCTTGCTCGCCTGAACACTGGGTTTGCGTCCGTTCTCAGTGCGCTCGATAGTGCCGACGCCGCTCCGACAACGCAGCAGTCTGCGATGGTTGGTGAGTTGGAGAAGGCATTGGCCGAACAGCTTGCTGCATGGGAACAGTTCAAATCGAAAGATGTTGCGGAGTTGAACGCGCGGCTGAAGCAATCGGGATCGGCAGCGATCGATCTTGCGAAGGTGGAAGCGAGCACTGCTGATTCTGTGCAAACTACCACGCAAGACAAAGATCGCAACGAAGAATGAGTTGCGGGGAATACCGGTCGGACACTCTTGTCCGAATTGTGCGGGCGCACGCGTTCCAGCCGCGCAGCGGCGGGACATGAAAGCCCGGCAGGGAAGTGCCGGGTAGGAGAGTGATACCAGCAGAGTCCAGTAGGGACGACACTCAGTGCTCTACGCTACGGGTTAGCGAACTCTCGCTTCACCAACTCCAACGCCGCTTCGCGTGACGTGAGTCTGCCTTCGAGTTGCGCATCTTCCACGGCGCCGAGGATCTCTGTGAAGCGCGGCCCCGGCTCATATCCCGCTTCAATCAGATCGCGCCCGTTGATGAGCGGTCGCGGCCGAATCGCTTCCGGTGGCATGGTCTGCGACTTCTCTCGGGCATATTCGTAGGACTCAGTGATCCCGTTGCTGGACAGGCAATCGATGCGATGCAGCTCCAGGTGCTCGCTGAATTCCGGCAAGCGTAAAAGTCTTTTCAGCGTGGACTCTTTCATCTTCGTTACGTCGCCAAAGCGCATGTGATTGTCCACGAGGGCGAGAATCTGCCCGGTGTCATCGTTCGAGAAGCGAAGGCGGTTGCAAATCTCAGCGGCCATCTTGACGCCTACTTCAACGTGACCGTCGAAACGGATGCGGTCCGGTGCGATGCGGAATGTGGGCGGCTTTCCGACATCGTGAAGGAGGGCTCCCCAGGCCAGTGTTTTCGAACATCCCACAGACAATTTGTCGAGCAGCAACAGCGTGTGGACGAGGACATCGCCTTCGGGATGAAACTGCGGCGGCTGCTCGACACCTTTCATCTTGGAAATTTCCGGCAGGACTTCCTTTAGTAATCCGCTCTGGTCGAGCAACTCAAAAGCCCGCCGGGCGCGGCCTTCGACGAGCATCTTGGTAAGTTCTTCTCGCACCCGCTCCCGCGATACCTGATGAATCTGTGGCGCGAGGCGTTGGATGGCGGCGAATGTCGCTGGATCGATCGCGTATTCGAAGCGCGCTGCAAAACGTACGGCTCGCAACATACGGAGCTTGTCTTCGGCGAAACGGTGTTCGGGCTCTCCGATGGCGCGGATGATTTTCGCTTGGAGGTCCGCGCGGCCTCCGACGAAATCGAGGACTTCGTTGGTGATTGGATCCATCAGCAGGCCGTTGATGGTGAAGTCTCGGCGCTGCACGTCCTCTTGCGGGTTCTTGCTGAAACGAACTTCGTCGGGATGCCTACCGTCGGAGTAGCCGATGTCGGAGCGGAAAGTTGCGACCTCGACGGCTGGAACTTTTTCTCCCGGGCTGACTGCCGATGCGCCGTCTTCATTCTTGGGCAGCGGAACTAACACGACTCCAAACTGGATTCCCACGGCGAAGGTCTGGGGAAAGATTTCCATCACTTGCTGCGGAGTGGCGCTGGTGGCGACGTCATAGTCGGCGGGCTCGCGGCCCAGCACCTGGTCGCGCACGCATCCGCCTGCGAGGTAAGCCTGGTGTTTGCGCTCGCGCAGCGTGCGGACGATATTGGTGGCGTGTTGTTTGGAAGAAATCATTCAGTATTCAGTGCTCAAAAAGCATTGCAAGCAATCGATCGTCTAAACTAAAAGACCGGTTGTTGCGGGCAGCGCCTCAGGGGCTAAAGCCCAATTTCAATGGCGTTCTGGTGGCACGGCTACAGCCGTGCCCTTCCCAAGCACTGATCGGCAGCCAGTTCAATTACCGCGCCAATTGTACGCGGGCGCTGCACTCGACCTCATTATGCCTGACGCGATCATCCTCGGTATTGAAAGCTCCTGCGACGAGACGGGAGCAGCGGTCGTGCGTTCGGGCGAACAGATTCTGTCGAATGTGGTGGCATCGCAGATTGCGACGCATCAGCCCTATGGCGGCGTGGTTCCGGAACTGGCTTCGCGCGAGCATCTGCGAGCCATTGTGCCGGTCGTGCGAGAGGCTCTCGCCGAGGCGAAGCGGTCCTATGAGGATGTGGACGCGATTGCGGTCACGCAGGGGCCGGGGCTGGTTGGAGCTTTATTGGTCGGAATCAGTTTTGCCAAGGCGCTGGCGTTCGCGCTGGAAAAGCCGTTGATCGCGGTGAACCATATTGAAGGGCACATTCATGCCGTGCTGCTCGAGCGCCTGCAGCAGGGCGATCGCGACCTGGAATTTCCCGTGCTGGCGCTGGTTGTGTCGGGAGGGCACACACATCTTTATCTTGCCCAGCGCGATTCTGCCGAGCGAGGCTGGACGTATCAGAATATCGGGCATACCCGCGACGACGCTGCCGGCGAGGCGTTCGACAAAGTTGCGAAACTGCTGGGACTCGGTTATCCGGGTGGGCCGATTATCGACGGATTAGCGGCGCACGGAAATTCATCGGCAATCCATTTCCCCGGGTCGCAGCTGAAGAATCCCGACCGCAACCGGCCGCAGACAGGCGATCAGGTTCGATTTGATTTTTCGTACAGCGGGATTAAGACTGCGGTGCTTCGCTATGTCGAAACACACAATTTGGGAGCAGCTATTGATGCGAGAAGGCGCGCACTGGCGGAGATTGAGAAGCCGAAGAGTGAAGACTATCTACGCCTGTGTGACCGTCCGGTGCTCGATCTGATTGCTTCATTCCAGCGTTCTATCGTCGAAGATCTCACGGCGAAAACGCTTGCCGCCGCCCGGGAATACGAGGTTCGGACGCTCTTCGTAAGTGGAGGCGTCGCCGCCAATCGCGAACTGCACGCGACCTTCGAGCGCGAAGCGAGCATGCAAGGGATTCCAGTATTTTTCCCGTCGCGAGCGCTGTCCACGGATAATGCCGCAATGATCGCCGCGGCTGCCTATCCGAAATTTCTGGTCCAGGACTTCCTGCCCATGGATTTTTCTGTTGAGCCGGGAATGAAACTGGGCGGAGTCCGGGGTTCGTAGCTGAGTTCTAGTGGTGTTCGGAACAGTCCCGATAAAATCCCCCTCGCGAACGGACCTGCATCTTTGGATCCGTGGTTTCTACGCGGACAGAGTGAAATCCACAACTATCCCCTGGCAGGGCAAATGTCACCGTGTATTGCGAATGGATTTCGCGTTCCAGTTCCACAAAGGTGCCCTCGGTGGACTTGAATTTCTTGAGAAAGAATACCTGTCCTCCGGTGGCAGCAGCGAGTTTCTGTAGGTTGATGTCCCCCCGGCTTACCTTGTGTTGCGCGTGATCCGTAATGGCATAGATTGTCAGATTTGAATCTAGCGCGGCGGCAATCGCTTGCTCCAGTGAGTTCAGACTGTAGGTGTCGGCGCCGTCACTGAGCAGGATGAGCACGTTACGGGATCGTCCCGATTGAGGGCTGGATTCGGATATCCGCGCAGAGACTTCGCAAATCGAATCAAACAGAGCAGTCAGCCCGGCAGGCCGCAACAGCGCGATCTGGCGAAACGAGGCCGGCGCCGAACCGTCCAGCGAAGGATTGAGAGTGGCATGAGTGGAAAACGCTACCACCATGCTCTGATCGGTCACCAGGCGGGTCATGCGCCGCAAGAACCCCATCGCTGCGGCTTGTTCCGGCGCAAATTCTTTGGTCATGGATGCGCTGGTATCGATCATCAGGACGAGTTGCAGCGGCAGATCCTGTTCTTCGTAGAAGCCTGTGATCTCGGTGACTTGCTTTCCGTCCTGATAGACGACGATTTGATTTCGTTGCACGTTCCGGATGGCTCGTCCGTCCAGGAAGATGTGAAATTCGAGTTGCACCTCGCGTCTTGTCTTCTGAATTGTGAGCAGGGGAGGGTCGCCAGCCTGAGAACTGGAGGGTGTCGTCACATTGAGCAAGGGCCCGACCGCTACTGCGAGCGATAGGGCACACGACAAGATCGGCTTCAGCATCGGCAAAACGCCTGTCCAGAGCGCTGTTTAGCTCATCGGAGAAATTTGTCATTAGCCTTAGGACCTGCCGTTATGCCTTTGTTAACGGGGTGTTACAAAAGCGGGCGGTTGGGAGTGAGCTGGCGTGTGCTGGTTTCGAATCCAACCCTTCACCAGCTACAATGGACGCCGTGAAGCCAACGATTTTTGTCGTGGAAGACGACCCTGACATTTCCCGCCTGGTCCGTCATCATCTGGAAGGTGCGGGCTTTAATGCGCGGCTGTATTCGACAGGAAATCTGGTCGTCACGGATGCGGAACGCCAGCGTCCTGCATTATTTCTGCTCGACATCATGGTGCCCGGCAAGGATGGTTTGGAACTGTGCCGCCAGATCCGGCAGTCGGCGACTCTGGCGTCGGTTCCCGTAATTTTTCTGACTGCCAAGAGCGGCGAAGCGGACCGCGTGCTTGGGTTGGAACTGGGCGCGGATGACTATATCCCGAAGCCCTTCAGTCCGCGTGAACTGGTCGCCCGGGTGAAGGCTGTGCTGCGGCGGTTTGAGCGGCCACTGCCTCCACTCCCCACCACCATTGATGAGATCCAGATTGATCCGTCGGCCATGATCTTGACCGTACGCGGCAAAGCGGTCCCGACGACGGCGACGGAATTTCGCCTGCTCGATTACTTCATGCGGCATGCCGGACGAGTGTTCACGCGGGATCAGTTGCTCGATTCGGTCTGGCGCGATACCGCTTACGTCACACCGCGCTCGGTTGATGTCTACGTGCGGCGTATCCGCGAGAAGATTGAGCCTGATCCCGAAGACCCGCGTTATTTGAAGACGGTCCGCGGGGCGGGGTATCGTTTTGAGGTTCCGCGTTGAGAAGTCGGATCTTCCTGAAATTGATGTTGATCTTCCTGGTGGTGATTGGTGTCACCGCCACTACTCTGCAAATCACTGTTCGCCGCATGTGGGAACAAACTCTGCACGAGGTAATCGAACGAAATCTCAAAGAAAAAACCCAGCTATTTGCGCAACGAGTGGAATCTGACCGCCAGCATGGCCTGGCAGATATCGCTGCACAAGAAGCACAGGCGGCCGGCGCCCGTGCGACGGTGATTGATTCTTCCGGCAAGGTGCTCGCGGATTCTGAAAGTGATCCGCGCAGCATGGAAAACCACAGGCAGCGTCCCGAATTTCTCGCAGCTCTCGGTGGTCATCTCGGTATTGACCAACGCAGCAGCCATACACTGGGCATCCCATTTTTGTATGTGGCTGTCCCGGTTTCAGGCGGTGCAGTGCGACTGGCCTACACGCTGTCAGAGATTGATGCGACCACCCAGCAACTGAACATTGCGCTTCTGTGGGGCTCACTGATTGCGTTTGCAGCGGCCATGCTGGTGGCGGGAGTCGCCTCGCATTATGTCGCCCGGCGATTGCGACGGATCGTAGACTTCGCGGAGCGCGTGGCCGCCGGCGATCTCACGGCCCGCATTGCATCCACCTCGGGCGATGAGATTGGACAAGTCGCAGCCGCGCTCGACAAAACCACGCACCGCATCGAAGAAAGCTTTCTGAGAGTGCAGACCAGCCAGCGCGAACTCGAAACTTTGCTGAACAGTATGCAGGATGCGGTCATTGCGGTGGACGCCGATGCTCGTGTGCAATGGGCCAATCGGGGAATGAACCGTCTTTTGCCGTGGGCTCCTCGTTTGAACGCGCCGCTTGTAGACAGTGTTCGTGATCCAGATTTTTTGTCGGCGATTCAAGTGGCGGTGGGCGGACAGGAAGTCAACGCCGTGCGCTCCAACACGATTGCCCCTGGCCGCACTTTCGATGTGACTGCCGCGCCGATGCCTGGAGGCGGCGCCGTGGCCGTGCTGCGCGATCTTACCGAGACCGAGCGCATGGAGAAAACCCGCCGCGATTTCATCGCCAACGTGTCCCATGAACTGCGTACGCCGCTGACGTCCATCCAGGGCTACGCGGAGACTTTGCTTGATGGTGGTCCCGAAAGCAACCACGGTCGTGAGTTTATTGAGATCATCCGGAAGAACGCGGCCCGCATGTCGCGCCTGACCGAGGATCTGCTGACGCTGGCGCGAGTCGAATCCGGCGAACAGCGTTTTGATATTCAAGGCGTCACGGCCGGCGAACTTCTCGAGGACGCGATGGAAAGCTTCCGCGACGTGGCGCGCCCTTACGGAGTCGAATTGCTGGAAGAGGATGCCGCTCCTCATTCGCCGGTTGCGGCAGATCGGGAAGCCATCCATCAGATATTTTCCAACCTGATTGAAAACGCTCTCAAGTATGCTGCGGCCGGCAAGAAAGTCGTCTTGGGGACACGGGAGGCCGGCAAGTTCGTCGAGTTCTTTGTCCGGGATTTTGGGCCAGGAATTTCTTCGGAACATCTTCCCCGGCTTTTCGAGAGATTCTACCGGGTTGACAAAGCGCGCTCTCGCGAATCCGGCGGCACAGGATTGGGCCTGGCGATTGCGAAACACATCGTACTGGCACATGGAGGAACCATTCGCGCCGAGAGCGAGTTGAACCATGGTTCCACGTTCTTTTTCACGCTTCCCAGCGCTCCCAGCCTGGATGACAGTTCCGAGTAATCCCATTTACGGGCGGAAATTCACAGGTTCTTAATCCATCGAGCGCGCGAAGGGCATATGCTTGATTCGAGTGGTGTGCCGATCCACGTTATGAACGCAGCATGAATCGGCCATCGAAGCGGAACAGAATCCCATCGTCTGGTGTCGCGCCTATGAGCACTGCGAGTCTGAAAATGCCTGCTCCTGACCCTGCCAGCGTCCGGTTGATCCGGCGGACGGTGGAGGCTTGTGAATTGGCTCGCGAGGCGGCTTCGATTGCCGCTGAAGGAATCGCGACTGGTTCCATGGCCCGCCTCAACAACATCCGGCAGTGCGAGCGCGAACTGGACGCTATCGACGCCGAGATCGACTCTGGCGTGACCTCAACCATCGCTCAGGTTCCAGAAGTCGAAGCGCGGCAGTTGCTGGCATGCATGAAAGTTGTCATCGGGCTGGAGCGGATCGGCGACCTGTTGCTGAGCTTTGCCAATAGCGCGCAAGCGGCGGGCAGCCGCCTCGATTGCGAGGATGCCCGTGAGTTGACACAGATGGCTACGTTGCTGGAAAAAATGCTGGCCGATGTCGCCCTGTCCTTTTCGAAGCGGGATGTGAAGAAGGCCATCGAAGTCCTGCGCGCCGACGCGGAGATGGATCGCTTGCGTAATCTTATTTTCATGCGGCATATCGAGAATCCTGAAAACATCGCGCGTCAAGCCAGCCTGCAGGTCATCTTCATGACGCAGTCCCTGGAACGGGCCGGCGACCACGCCAAGAATCTCGCCGAAGAAGTCTGCCATTTCGTCAGCGGACGCAGCGTCCGCCACCTGCTCATGGCCTACGACAAGCCGCTGGAGCAGATGTTCATCGATTGGCTCCGCCACAAGGATGACAAGGCATAAAGCAGCAATGAGTACTTAGCACTTAGCATTGAGCCAAGGCGTCTTCTGTGTGGGCTCCGCATTTCTTCCCCGCGAACTCTACCGTCTAAGATTCTGTCCCGGCTTGATATTCTGAGGACGCATGCTGAATCCGGCCGCCGCGTTCTTGCCGCAGACCCAGGTCCTTGCCGGTACGATCGTCTTTCTTGCCAGCTATGTAGTCTTCGCGCTCGGCAAATTTCCAGGCCTCAAGATTGATCGCACCGGCGCCGCCATCATTGGTGCGATCGCGGTTGTTGTGTTGCGAGTAAGCCGTCCGGACGAAGCAATTCGATCGGTGGATTTCGCCACGGTCGTCCTCTTGTTCGCGATGATGCTGGTGGTGGGCAGCTTGAAACTCGCGGGATTTTTCGAGTGGAACGCCGAACTTGTCCTGCGGCGCCTGAAGCCTGGGATGTTGCTGCCGGCAGTGATTCTCACCTGCGGAGCGCTGTCTGCATTTTTCGTCAACGATATTGTTTGTTTGGTGATGGTGCCCTTTGTCCTCTCACTGACGCAGAAACTCCGCTTGCAACCGCTGCCCTTTCTATTGGCAGTGGCGACGTCGTCGAATATTGGCAGCGTCGCTACCATCACGGGCAATCCGCAGAACATGCTGATTGGTTCTTACTCCGGAATCGCTTACCGTGATTTTCTGTTCCACTTGGGCCCGGTTGCCGTGATGGGCCTGGTACTGGACTGGCTCATCCTGCGCTGGATATTTTCTCGCGAGCTTCAACCATCCAACGCGGTGCCGGGCGCAATTCCACTTCCGGCACTTGATCTGTCTCGTCTGCTCAAGCCGTTGCTGGTGGTGAGTGGAGTCGTAATTGCTTTTCTTGCCGGAGTCTCTCCAGTGCTCGCAGCGTCAGTCGGAGCGGCGGTAGTGCTCATCAGTCGAAGCAGCGAGCCACGCAAACTCTACGCTGAAGTGGATTGGGGACTCCTTGTCTTTTTTGTAGGTTTGTTCATCATCGTCGGTGGTGCCGAGAAAGTCGGCCTGGTCGACCGCTTACTGCAATTCACACAGCGCTGGAACCTGCATCGTCCGGGTGTATTTACTGTAGTGACAGCCCTGTTCAGCAACCTGGTCAGCAATGTACCGGCTGTAATGCTGCTCAAATCGCTGGTGAAGAACTTCGCGGAGCCGCATAAGGCATGGCTGATCCTGGCGATGGCCTCAACGC belongs to Acidobacteriota bacterium and includes:
- a CDS encoding CCA tRNA nucleotidyltransferase; the protein is MISSKQHATNIVRTLRERKHQAYLAGGCVRDQVLGREPADYDVATSATPQQVMEIFPQTFAVGIQFGVVLVPLPKNEDGASAVSPGEKVPAVEVATFRSDIGYSDGRHPDEVRFSKNPQEDVQRRDFTINGLLMDPITNEVLDFVGGRADLQAKIIRAIGEPEHRFAEDKLRMLRAVRFAARFEYAIDPATFAAIQRLAPQIHQVSRERVREELTKMLVEGRARRAFELLDQSGLLKEVLPEISKMKGVEQPPQFHPEGDVLVHTLLLLDKLSVGCSKTLAWGALLHDVGKPPTFRIAPDRIRFDGHVEVGVKMAAEICNRLRFSNDDTGQILALVDNHMRFGDVTKMKESTLKRLLRLPEFSEHLELHRIDCLSSNGITESYEYAREKSQTMPPEAIRPRPLINGRDLIEAGYEPGPRFTEILGAVEDAQLEGRLTSREAALELVKREFANP
- the tsaD gene encoding tRNA (adenosine(37)-N6)-threonylcarbamoyltransferase complex transferase subunit TsaD, whose translation is MPDAIILGIESSCDETGAAVVRSGEQILSNVVASQIATHQPYGGVVPELASREHLRAIVPVVREALAEAKRSYEDVDAIAVTQGPGLVGALLVGISFAKALAFALEKPLIAVNHIEGHIHAVLLERLQQGDRDLEFPVLALVVSGGHTHLYLAQRDSAERGWTYQNIGHTRDDAAGEAFDKVAKLLGLGYPGGPIIDGLAAHGNSSAIHFPGSQLKNPDRNRPQTGDQVRFDFSYSGIKTAVLRYVETHNLGAAIDARRRALAEIEKPKSEDYLRLCDRPVLDLIASFQRSIVEDLTAKTLAAAREYEVRTLFVSGGVAANRELHATFEREASMQGIPVFFPSRALSTDNAAMIAAAAYPKFLVQDFLPMDFSVEPGMKLGGVRGS
- a CDS encoding VWA domain-containing protein, with protein sequence MLKPILSCALSLAVAVGPLLNVTTPSSSQAGDPPLLTIQKTRREVQLEFHIFLDGRAIRNVQRNQIVVYQDGKQVTEITGFYEEQDLPLQLVLMIDTSASMTKEFAPEQAAAMGFLRRMTRLVTDQSMVVAFSTHATLNPSLDGSAPASFRQIALLRPAGLTALFDSICEVSARISESSPQSGRSRNVLILLSDGADTYSLNSLEQAIAAALDSNLTIYAITDHAQHKVSRGDINLQKLAAATGGQVFFLKKFKSTEGTFVELEREIHSQYTVTFALPGDSCGFHSVRVETTDPKMQVRSRGGFYRDCSEHH
- a CDS encoding response regulator transcription factor; this encodes MKPTIFVVEDDPDISRLVRHHLEGAGFNARLYSTGNLVVTDAERQRPALFLLDIMVPGKDGLELCRQIRQSATLASVPVIFLTAKSGEADRVLGLELGADDYIPKPFSPRELVARVKAVLRRFERPLPPLPTTIDEIQIDPSAMILTVRGKAVPTTATEFRLLDYFMRHAGRVFTRDQLLDSVWRDTAYVTPRSVDVYVRRIREKIEPDPEDPRYLKTVRGAGYRFEVPR
- a CDS encoding HAMP domain-containing protein, producing MRSRIFLKLMLIFLVVIGVTATTLQITVRRMWEQTLHEVIERNLKEKTQLFAQRVESDRQHGLADIAAQEAQAAGARATVIDSSGKVLADSESDPRSMENHRQRPEFLAALGGHLGIDQRSSHTLGIPFLYVAVPVSGGAVRLAYTLSEIDATTQQLNIALLWGSLIAFAAAMLVAGVASHYVARRLRRIVDFAERVAAGDLTARIASTSGDEIGQVAAALDKTTHRIEESFLRVQTSQRELETLLNSMQDAVIAVDADARVQWANRGMNRLLPWAPRLNAPLVDSVRDPDFLSAIQVAVGGQEVNAVRSNTIAPGRTFDVTAAPMPGGGAVAVLRDLTETERMEKTRRDFIANVSHELRTPLTSIQGYAETLLDGGPESNHGREFIEIIRKNAARMSRLTEDLLTLARVESGEQRFDIQGVTAGELLEDAMESFRDVARPYGVELLEEDAAPHSPVAADREAIHQIFSNLIENALKYAAAGKKVVLGTREAGKFVEFFVRDFGPGISSEHLPRLFERFYRVDKARSRESGGTGLGLAIAKHIVLAHGGTIRAESELNHGSTFFFTLPSAPSLDDSSE
- a CDS encoding anion transporter, whose translation is MLNPAAAFLPQTQVLAGTIVFLASYVVFALGKFPGLKIDRTGAAIIGAIAVVVLRVSRPDEAIRSVDFATVVLLFAMMLVVGSLKLAGFFEWNAELVLRRLKPGMLLPAVILTCGALSAFFVNDIVCLVMVPFVLSLTQKLRLQPLPFLLAVATSSNIGSVATITGNPQNMLIGSYSGIAYRDFLFHLGPVAVMGLVLDWLILRWIFSRELQPSNAVPGAIPLPALDLSRLLKPLLVVSGVVIAFLAGVSPVLAASVGAAVVLISRSSEPRKLYAEVDWGLLVFFVGLFIIVGGAEKVGLVDRLLQFTQRWNLHRPGVFTVVTALFSNLVSNVPAVMLLKSLVKNFAEPHKAWLILAMASTLAGNLTIAGSVANIIVVESAKPDVHISFWDYFRVGLPITVATVVVGALWLAYAG